From the Pedobacter cryoconitis genome, one window contains:
- a CDS encoding helix-turn-helix domain-containing protein, which translates to MNAINTISEFHRLLSLTEPRHPLVSVINLAESVFLKDEIWKGFVNRFYCVALKREAKGKIRYGQQHYDYDKGVLSFTAPNQVQQLELQNMECGSGYLLIFHPDFLLQHTLANSIHHYGFFDYAVNEALHLSAGEEDDLITILHKIDKECQHIDKYTQEIILTQIESLLKYSNRFYERQFLTRKNNNSALLTRFGQLIDDYFNGNVQGLLTVQHIAAQMNLSPNYLSDLLRVHTGQNTQQHIHEKLIAKAKEKLSTTSLSVSEIAYALGFEHAQSFSTLFKKKTNLSPLEFRQAFK; encoded by the coding sequence ATGAACGCCATTAACACCATATCGGAATTTCACCGTTTGCTGTCCTTAACTGAACCTCGCCACCCGCTGGTGAGCGTAATCAATCTCGCGGAAAGTGTTTTTTTGAAAGATGAGATATGGAAAGGTTTCGTTAACCGTTTTTATTGTGTGGCGCTAAAACGCGAAGCCAAAGGCAAGATCAGGTACGGACAACAGCATTATGATTACGATAAAGGAGTATTGAGTTTTACCGCGCCTAACCAGGTACAACAACTGGAGCTGCAAAATATGGAATGCGGTTCCGGTTATCTTCTGATCTTTCACCCTGACTTCCTGTTACAGCATACGCTGGCGAACAGCATTCATCACTACGGTTTTTTCGATTACGCCGTTAATGAAGCGCTGCACCTGTCGGCTGGGGAAGAAGATGACCTGATCACGATCCTCCATAAAATTGATAAAGAGTGCCAGCATATCGATAAGTATACACAGGAGATCATTCTGACGCAGATCGAGAGCCTGCTAAAATACTCCAACCGCTTTTATGAGCGGCAGTTTTTGACACGCAAGAATAATAATTCAGCGCTGCTGACCAGGTTCGGGCAGTTGATTGATGACTACTTTAACGGCAACGTACAGGGTTTGCTCACTGTACAACATATTGCTGCGCAGATGAACCTGTCACCGAACTACCTGAGTGACCTGCTTCGGGTTCATACCGGGCAGAACACACAGCAGCATATTCATGAGAAACTGATCGCGAAAGCCAAAGAAAAACTTTCCACGACCAGTCTTTCGGTCAGTGAGATCGCCTATGCCCTTGGCTTTGAACACGCGCAATCCTTTAGCACACTTTTCAAAAAGAAGACGAACTTATCGCCATTGGAATTTCGTCAGGCTTTTAAATGA
- a CDS encoding paraquat-inducible protein A, giving the protein MTRIKKNTTVKKFGLPNVILIIGLSILLCGEAYFGYRLHTDSMEQEQIKEDYSMSNNITFGLFSVDQWRDRMTEVINHQVHDFTMTSEQKKDLQEQVEQELHGLITKAVAEINKPQKTLGGKLKKLAFNSFVDADDLQKQVPSFAKTIIDKVNSPASHKRLKSIATSKVEQLANETYDSTAVANTAVTKHLYKKYHVSNPTEFNKEIDSRLAAIRTVTYNYAYAMLGCVLVALGLWWLMRKHVQLQTTLFVMSLLFAFILLAVGVTASIIEVDARIQTLDFMLLGEKVTFENQVLFFQSKSILDIIEVLVKQPKPDAIVVGVLMLLFIIILPVLRITAKGIHLLSGKKLAENKVVKYLTFESGKWDMADVMVVGILMTYIGLNGILKSQLSNLNIHNSLLTTTTVNDTSLQPGYFIFVVYVVFETLLSYILKRITNDNVTDQESDPLS; this is encoded by the coding sequence ATGACTCGCATTAAAAAAAATACAACGGTTAAAAAATTTGGCCTGCCCAATGTGATACTTATTATTGGATTAAGTATCCTGCTTTGTGGTGAGGCTTATTTCGGTTACCGCCTGCATACAGATTCAATGGAGCAGGAGCAGATTAAAGAGGATTACAGCATGTCGAATAATATCACATTCGGACTTTTTTCTGTTGATCAGTGGCGTGATAGGATGACAGAAGTTATCAATCACCAGGTGCATGATTTTACGATGACCAGTGAACAAAAAAAGGATTTGCAGGAACAAGTAGAGCAAGAGCTTCACGGTCTCATCACCAAGGCAGTTGCAGAGATCAATAAGCCGCAAAAAACTTTGGGTGGTAAACTGAAAAAACTCGCATTCAATAGCTTTGTGGATGCTGATGACCTGCAAAAACAAGTACCGTCTTTTGCAAAAACAATAATCGATAAAGTGAATAGCCCTGCAAGCCATAAAAGGCTAAAAAGTATTGCCACGAGTAAAGTTGAACAGCTTGCAAATGAAACTTATGATAGTACTGCTGTTGCCAATACTGCGGTTACAAAACACCTGTACAAAAAATATCACGTTTCTAATCCAACTGAATTTAATAAAGAGATTGATTCCCGGTTAGCTGCCATTCGTACTGTTACTTATAATTATGCTTATGCTATGCTGGGCTGCGTTTTGGTTGCTCTTGGCTTGTGGTGGCTGATGAGAAAACACGTACAGTTGCAGACTACACTTTTTGTGATGTCGCTATTATTTGCCTTTATCCTGTTAGCAGTAGGCGTAACTGCATCTATTATAGAAGTAGATGCACGAATCCAGACACTGGATTTTATGCTGCTGGGAGAGAAGGTTACATTTGAGAATCAAGTGTTGTTTTTCCAAAGTAAGAGTATATTGGACATCATAGAGGTGTTGGTGAAACAACCTAAGCCTGATGCCATTGTAGTAGGTGTGTTAATGCTTTTATTCATTATTATTCTTCCCGTTTTAAGAATAACTGCTAAGGGGATTCATCTGTTAAGTGGTAAAAAGCTGGCTGAAAATAAAGTAGTGAAATATTTGACTTTTGAGTCTGGTAAATGGGATATGGCCGATGTGATGGTCGTAGGTATTCTGATGACTTATATAGGCTTGAACGGAATTCTAAAAAGTCAGTTGTCTAATTTGAATATTCATAACAGTTTGTTAACTACTACAACTGTTAATGACACTTCTCTGCAACCCGGATATTTCATCTTTGTGGTTTACGTAGTCTTTGAAACTTTGTTGTCCTATATTCTTAAAAGAATAACAAATGATAATGTGACCGATCAGGAGAGTGATCCTCTGAGTTAA
- a CDS encoding NACHT domain-containing protein, which yields MYVAEDQISKGNISPESRTQFYKKITEELIFKRRLMQKSNIPGSYSSLKEQRERILGRIAYEHLININESGNTLCWKNAIRIIREILNCDELRANDVFNEIAKETGLITEERYQETFRFIHLTFCEFLAAFEVAQGITLGWDELLKYHRKFFSMNIEGKLRLIEVIPFAVGLLSRVKREQALFDVAKLNDSTLMSRCFLETKLYNHKTWPAFITNSRKNILAYKQGDFNEKWLQDLHVFNVVVRDANLSAENMGINQNIDLSEFYESLLDQEKISLSQVLSSLARQDAAAVFRLAEIGNINLLKDFPYIIIQNCDQPPFLGLVKEKIIENNSSNAEDWAALLSEAALQKRLISDVLDEMRYSEELYNKINEDDTYNIWYYKTLLPETFLTQCITLATKSKLDTTLTKGLNLLFKIKSPSENPYRMLSANAILKIAFGIVLILSFYTSLSNMSLDFFITKNYSWFSCICGIVYISTCIVISYRFNILNMYRSAINRDIITDQLPDELIYRVFSMMVISLYSLIRIDKKEKETLEALVKLRGKS from the coding sequence ATGTATGTTGCGGAAGATCAGATATCTAAAGGGAATATCTCTCCGGAATCCAGAACACAATTTTATAAAAAGATCACCGAAGAATTGATCTTTAAAAGACGTTTAATGCAAAAGTCAAATATTCCAGGTTCTTATTCTTCTCTTAAAGAGCAAAGAGAACGTATTCTTGGACGGATTGCCTATGAACATTTAATCAACATTAATGAGTCTGGTAATACATTATGCTGGAAAAATGCCATCCGGATAATCAGGGAAATTCTAAATTGTGATGAATTAAGGGCAAATGATGTTTTCAACGAAATTGCAAAAGAAACAGGGCTGATTACAGAAGAGCGGTATCAGGAAACTTTTAGATTCATACATCTTACGTTTTGTGAATTCTTAGCTGCCTTTGAAGTTGCGCAAGGTATTACACTGGGTTGGGATGAACTTCTGAAATATCACAGGAAGTTTTTTAGTATGAATATTGAAGGCAAATTAAGACTCATAGAGGTAATTCCCTTTGCAGTTGGGTTATTGTCCAGGGTAAAACGTGAACAAGCATTATTTGATGTAGCTAAACTCAATGATTCCACATTGATGTCAAGATGTTTTCTGGAGACCAAGCTATATAATCATAAAACCTGGCCTGCATTTATTACCAATTCGCGAAAAAATATTTTAGCATACAAGCAGGGTGATTTTAATGAAAAATGGCTTCAAGATCTGCACGTATTTAATGTGGTGGTTAGAGATGCTAATCTATCGGCAGAAAATATGGGAATCAATCAAAACATTGATTTAAGTGAGTTTTATGAAAGTTTATTAGATCAGGAAAAAATATCATTAAGCCAGGTTCTTTCCTCTTTAGCCAGGCAGGATGCAGCAGCAGTTTTTCGGTTAGCTGAAATAGGAAATATAAATTTGTTAAAAGACTTTCCCTATATCATTATTCAGAATTGTGATCAGCCTCCTTTTTTAGGATTGGTTAAAGAAAAAATAATCGAAAACAACAGCAGTAATGCTGAGGACTGGGCGGCATTGTTAAGCGAAGCTGCCCTGCAAAAAAGATTAATCAGTGACGTGCTGGATGAAATGCGATATAGTGAAGAATTATATAATAAAATCAATGAGGACGATACCTATAACATTTGGTACTATAAAACATTGCTTCCTGAAACATTCTTGACACAGTGTATCACTTTGGCAACTAAAAGTAAGCTGGATACCACTTTAACCAAGGGACTTAATTTACTATTTAAAATAAAATCCCCAAGTGAGAATCCTTACAGGATGTTATCTGCTAATGCTATTTTAAAGATTGCATTTGGTATAGTCCTTATTCTTTCTTTCTATACTTCTTTGTCTAATATGTCTTTAGACTTTTTTATTACTAAAAACTATAGCTGGTTTTCATGTATATGTGGGATTGTATATATATCTACCTGTATTGTAATCAGCTATCGGTTTAATATCTTAAATATGTATAGGTCTGCAATTAATAGGGATATCATTACAGATCAGCTTCCGGATGAGTTGATTTACAGAGTTTTTTCTATGATGGTAATCTCTTTATATAGTTTGATCCGGATTGATAAAAAAGAAAAAGAAACATTGGAGGCCCTGGTTAAACTTAGAGGGAAATCTTAA
- a CDS encoding alpha/beta fold hydrolase: protein MTTNNNMMPDIRYCEVDGIIIHYYEQGEGLVILLLPGWPQTAYAWRKMIPLLSVNYRVIALELPGMGNSNPLPKADTLTAARYISKFCQQLEINKFHLVGHDVGAWVAATFALEFQDQLSSLTIMDAGIPGLIPDEIFQPENAAKIWQFYFHAVTDIPEFLIEGKEEAYLDWYFTTKSGVKDAITKSDLAYYVKAYQGRERLANGFAYYRAFPISAEFNRNHPTVLQIPVLAIGGAKAQGENVGRTMQKISEKKIRSVVMPDTGHYIPEEQPIAASDLLMTFIKEI from the coding sequence ATGACAACAAACAACAATATGATGCCGGATATTCGTTACTGCGAAGTTGATGGTATTATAATACATTACTATGAACAAGGCGAAGGGCTTGTAATCTTACTTTTACCAGGATGGCCTCAAACGGCTTATGCCTGGAGGAAGATGATTCCGCTGCTTTCAGTAAATTATCGTGTAATCGCATTGGAACTTCCAGGAATGGGAAATTCGAATCCCCTGCCCAAAGCAGATACCTTAACAGCAGCCAGGTATATCAGCAAATTCTGTCAGCAGTTGGAAATCAATAAATTTCACTTAGTCGGGCACGATGTAGGTGCCTGGGTAGCAGCAACATTCGCACTTGAATTTCAAGATCAGCTCAGCTCACTAACTATTATGGATGCAGGAATTCCCGGATTGATTCCTGATGAAATCTTCCAGCCGGAAAATGCCGCTAAAATATGGCAGTTTTATTTTCATGCAGTTACTGATATACCAGAGTTTTTGATCGAAGGAAAAGAAGAAGCTTACCTGGATTGGTATTTTACGACAAAATCTGGTGTTAAAGATGCGATCACAAAATCGGATCTGGCTTACTATGTGAAAGCTTACCAGGGCCGCGAAAGATTAGCTAATGGATTTGCCTACTACCGCGCATTTCCGATAAGTGCGGAGTTTAACCGTAATCACCCAACTGTACTGCAAATTCCTGTACTGGCTATAGGTGGCGCAAAAGCACAAGGGGAAAATGTTGGCAGAACCATGCAGAAAATCTCTGAAAAGAAAATTCGCTCCGTAGTCATGCCTGATACCGGACATTATATTCCGGAAGAACAACCGATCGCTGCCTCAGATCTGTTAATGACATTTATAAAAGAGATTTAA
- a CDS encoding glucose 1-dehydrogenase gives MSQKLKDKVAVITGGSSGIGLGIAKRFAEEGAKVAITGRNQQTINEALVEIGPNGLGIQGDVSNLNDLTRIYQTVEEKFGKVDILIANAGVYVLGPLADFTEEQFDKVSDINFKGAFFSVQKALPVLKDGASVVLVSSTVNGKGIPNHAAYSATKAAVRSLARSFSADLLERKIRVNALTPGPVDTPVFNTITTNPEEAKAMKESFSNFTPVKRIGSAEELAAAALYLASDDSAFMLGAELLLDGGLRDL, from the coding sequence ATGTCACAAAAATTAAAAGATAAAGTAGCCGTTATTACCGGGGGTAGCAGCGGCATCGGATTAGGAATAGCTAAACGTTTTGCAGAAGAAGGTGCTAAAGTGGCTATCACTGGCCGTAATCAGCAGACCATTAACGAAGCCTTGGTGGAAATTGGTCCAAACGGACTGGGTATCCAGGGTGACGTTTCCAATTTAAACGATCTGACCAGGATCTACCAGACGGTTGAAGAAAAATTTGGAAAAGTAGATATACTGATCGCTAATGCTGGTGTATACGTGCTTGGCCCATTGGCAGACTTTACTGAAGAGCAATTTGATAAAGTAAGCGACATTAACTTCAAAGGTGCATTCTTCTCTGTTCAAAAAGCACTTCCAGTATTAAAAGACGGAGCCTCAGTTGTACTGGTATCTTCAACTGTAAACGGAAAAGGTATTCCCAATCATGCAGCTTACTCAGCAACCAAAGCTGCTGTACGCTCACTGGCAAGAAGTTTCTCTGCTGACCTGCTTGAACGTAAAATCCGTGTAAATGCCTTAACTCCCGGCCCGGTTGATACGCCTGTATTCAATACAATTACGACTAATCCTGAGGAAGCAAAAGCGATGAAGGAATCGTTTAGTAATTTCACTCCGGTTAAACGTATCGGTAGCGCTGAAGAATTAGCAGCCGCTGCACTTTACCTGGCTTCTGATGACTCTGCATTTATGCTGGGCGCTGAGCTGCTATTAGACGGTGGTTTAAGAGATTTATAA
- a CDS encoding aldo/keto reductase, whose product MEIKQIALGSQGLVVPLIGLGCMGMTGFEEAHMYGPADEQEAISTIQHSLELGGNFLDTADLYGPLKNEQLIAKAIGGKRDQYILASKFGWEIDDNNKVTWAINGKKDYVKKSLERSLKNLNTDYIDLYYLHRLDKNTPIEETVEAMAELVQEGKIGYIGLSEVSSETVKRAHAVHPITAVQSEYSLFERTVEERGVLATLKELGIGFVAYSPLGRGFLSGQIKSIDDLPENDFRRAIPRFQGVQFDKNIELVKAIEVMAEAKHVTSSQLALAWIMSKGILPIPGTKRRKYLEQNIAATTIVLTQADLLQLESIVPLGTDTGAPYDEFSMGLID is encoded by the coding sequence ATGGAAATAAAACAAATAGCATTGGGCAGCCAGGGTTTGGTTGTGCCGTTGATCGGGCTGGGCTGTATGGGCATGACTGGTTTTGAAGAGGCGCATATGTATGGTCCTGCGGATGAGCAGGAAGCCATTTCGACGATCCAACATTCACTTGAATTGGGTGGTAATTTCTTAGATACCGCCGATCTGTACGGACCGCTGAAGAATGAGCAGTTGATCGCTAAAGCGATCGGTGGTAAACGTGATCAGTATATTCTGGCGAGCAAGTTTGGCTGGGAGATCGATGATAACAATAAGGTAACCTGGGCCATCAATGGTAAGAAAGATTATGTGAAGAAATCTTTGGAGCGGTCGCTCAAAAATTTGAATACGGATTACATTGATCTGTATTACCTGCACCGCCTGGATAAAAATACACCGATCGAGGAAACGGTTGAGGCTATGGCTGAGCTGGTTCAAGAAGGTAAGATAGGTTATATCGGTTTGTCGGAAGTTTCTTCTGAAACAGTTAAGCGGGCGCATGCCGTGCACCCGATCACTGCCGTCCAAAGCGAGTATTCTTTATTCGAGCGGACCGTGGAAGAACGTGGGGTTTTGGCGACCTTAAAGGAATTGGGGATTGGTTTTGTAGCTTACTCACCGCTGGGCCGTGGATTTTTATCCGGACAGATCAAAAGCATCGATGACCTGCCTGAGAATGATTTCCGCAGGGCAATCCCGCGTTTCCAGGGTGTACAGTTCGACAAGAATATTGAATTGGTGAAAGCTATAGAAGTAATGGCAGAAGCCAAACACGTCACTTCTTCGCAACTGGCTTTGGCCTGGATCATGAGCAAAGGGATCCTGCCGATCCCGGGAACGAAGCGCCGGAAGTACCTGGAGCAAAACATTGCGGCAACAACTATTGTATTAACTCAGGCAGATCTATTACAATTGGAAAGTATCGTGCCTTTAGGTACTGATACCGGCGCGCCTTATGATGAGTTCAGTATGGGTTTAATTGATTAA
- the katG gene encoding catalase/peroxidase HPI, whose product MENESNDISKCPFHNGSMKHNVGGGGTRNNDWWPNQLKLSILRQHSSLSNPMGEDFNYSEAFKSLDLAAVKTDLHALMTDSQDWWPADFGHYGGLFIRMAWHSAGTYRVGDGRGGAGAGLQRFAPLNSWPDNVSLDKARRLLWPIKQKYGSKISWADLMILTGNIALESMGFKTFGYAGGREDVWEADESVYWGSETTWLGGDLRYAHGSSGVEEGHGVLVSDDDADGDIHSRNLEKPLAAVQMGLIYVNPEGPDGNPDPVAAAKDIRDTFGRMAMNDEETVALIAGGHSFGKTHGAASADHVGKEPEAVDTEMQGLGWSNSYGSGKGADTITSGLEVTWTKTPTQWSNNFFENLFGFEWQLSKSPAGAHQWVAKNAEAIIPDAFDGSKKHLPTMLTTDLALRLDPAYEKISRRFFENPDEFADAFSRAWYKLTHRDMGPIARYLGPDVPQEELLWQDPVPAVDHVLINESDIAALKVKVLQSGLSVSELVSTAWASASTFRGSDKRGGANGGRIRLAPQKYWQVNNPSQLQKVLDVLEGIQKEFNGAQGDGKKVSLADLIVLAGCAGVEKAASGHGITVPFTPGRTDASQEQTDVESFGYLEPAADGFRNYRKTKVPVSTEELLIDKAHLLTLTAPELTVLVGGLRALNANFDGSNNGVFTSRPGQLTNDFFVNLLDMSTVWKAVSGDKELYEGSDRTTGETKWKGTRADLVFGSNSELRAVAEIYGSADAQEKFTKDFVAAWIKVMNLDRFDLK is encoded by the coding sequence ATGGAAAACGAATCAAATGACATCAGTAAATGTCCGTTTCATAACGGCAGTATGAAGCATAACGTTGGGGGTGGAGGTACCCGAAATAACGATTGGTGGCCTAACCAGCTAAAGCTGAGTATTCTGCGTCAGCATTCTTCGTTATCAAATCCAATGGGTGAAGATTTTAATTACTCCGAAGCTTTCAAAAGCCTCGATCTTGCAGCAGTGAAAACAGACCTTCATGCGCTAATGACAGATTCGCAAGACTGGTGGCCGGCAGACTTCGGGCACTACGGTGGCTTATTTATTCGTATGGCATGGCACAGTGCAGGTACTTATCGTGTTGGCGACGGGCGCGGCGGTGCCGGTGCAGGCTTGCAACGTTTTGCACCCCTTAACAGCTGGCCTGATAATGTAAGTCTCGATAAAGCCCGCAGACTACTTTGGCCAATTAAACAAAAATATGGTAGCAAGATTTCATGGGCAGATCTGATGATCCTCACCGGTAATATAGCATTGGAATCAATGGGCTTTAAAACCTTTGGCTACGCAGGAGGCCGTGAAGACGTATGGGAAGCAGACGAATCCGTTTATTGGGGCTCTGAAACTACCTGGCTAGGTGGTGATCTGCGTTACGCACATGGTTCATCCGGAGTAGAAGAGGGGCATGGAGTACTGGTGTCTGACGATGATGCCGACGGTGATATCCACTCCCGCAACCTGGAAAAACCGCTTGCAGCAGTACAAATGGGATTGATCTATGTAAATCCTGAAGGCCCGGATGGTAACCCTGACCCGGTTGCTGCGGCTAAAGATATCCGTGATACATTTGGCAGGATGGCTATGAACGATGAAGAAACCGTCGCACTTATAGCTGGCGGCCATAGCTTCGGTAAAACCCATGGTGCGGCATCTGCTGATCATGTAGGCAAAGAACCCGAAGCTGTTGACACAGAAATGCAGGGCTTAGGCTGGAGCAACAGTTACGGTTCAGGTAAAGGCGCCGATACGATTACCAGCGGACTGGAAGTTACCTGGACTAAAACACCTACTCAGTGGAGCAATAACTTTTTTGAAAACCTGTTTGGCTTTGAATGGCAACTGTCTAAAAGTCCTGCCGGAGCGCACCAATGGGTTGCTAAAAATGCAGAAGCTATTATCCCCGATGCATTTGACGGCTCAAAAAAGCACCTGCCTACTATGCTGACTACAGATCTTGCCTTAAGGCTTGATCCGGCCTATGAAAAAATATCAAGACGCTTCTTTGAAAACCCAGATGAATTTGCAGATGCATTTTCACGTGCATGGTATAAATTAACACACCGTGATATGGGACCGATTGCACGTTATCTTGGCCCTGATGTGCCACAGGAAGAATTACTCTGGCAAGATCCTGTTCCAGCAGTTGACCACGTATTGATCAATGAAAGTGATATCGCAGCATTGAAAGTAAAAGTATTGCAATCAGGATTAAGTGTATCAGAACTTGTTTCTACGGCATGGGCATCGGCTTCCACTTTCCGTGGTTCTGATAAGCGCGGTGGTGCTAATGGAGGCCGTATCCGTCTGGCTCCACAAAAATACTGGCAAGTGAATAATCCGTCACAATTGCAAAAAGTATTAGACGTATTAGAAGGTATTCAAAAGGAATTCAATGGTGCACAGGGAGATGGTAAAAAAGTTTCACTGGCAGATTTGATCGTACTGGCCGGTTGTGCTGGTGTTGAAAAAGCAGCTTCAGGACATGGAATAACAGTTCCTTTTACACCTGGTCGTACAGATGCTTCACAAGAACAAACTGATGTGGAATCATTCGGCTACCTGGAACCTGCTGCTGACGGTTTCCGTAATTACCGGAAAACAAAAGTTCCTGTTTCTACTGAAGAACTGTTGATAGATAAAGCTCATTTGCTTACACTTACAGCACCTGAACTAACGGTGCTGGTAGGAGGTTTACGTGCTTTAAATGCCAATTTTGATGGATCAAATAATGGTGTTTTTACCTCACGTCCAGGACAGCTTACCAATGATTTCTTTGTCAATCTGCTCGATATGAGTACAGTTTGGAAAGCAGTATCAGGAGATAAGGAACTTTACGAAGGCAGCGATCGTACTACTGGTGAGACCAAATGGAAAGGTACCCGTGCAGACCTTGTTTTTGGTTCTAATTCGGAATTAAGGGCCGTTGCAGAAATATACGGAAGTGCGGATGCTCAGGAGAAATTTACAAAAGACTTTGTAGCCGCATGGATTAAAGTAATGAATCTGGACAGGTTCGATTTAAAGTAA
- a CDS encoding paraquat-inducible protein A yields the protein MAAEQQQNVVKGFNVVKLLLIFGLSLLLAGEGYFGYRLHTLSNQQEEIKEDYSDINNITFGLFSVDQWHDKVAGIINHQVRHFTMTPKQKKQLQVEVEQIILALINKAEAMVNKPQKSIGGKLKKLAIKTFVNTDKIKAQVPEFAKTIIAKIDNPKSKKQLSAMAMGKFTAIEKTDSTTKANNEAISKMYRKYHVSTRDEFNDRLTASLDSIRTITYNYSFGMLGCILIVLSLWWIFRKKVEFHAILFVMSLMFAFVLLAVGLTASMIEVDARIKSLDCVLLGEHVIFKNQVLFFQSKSILDVVEVLVKQPAIDSILVGILILVFSILFPIMKLSSTGIHLLSKRKLAENKFIKYFAFQSGKWSMADVIVIAILMTYIGLNGLLESQLSSLNIQSDFLTILTTNNTALQPGYIIFISFVLYGLILSTILKFITPYDSH from the coding sequence TTGGCTGCTGAACAACAACAAAATGTCGTTAAGGGATTTAACGTCGTCAAATTATTACTAATCTTCGGCCTGAGTTTGCTTTTGGCTGGTGAAGGCTATTTTGGTTATCGGCTGCACACACTTTCAAATCAGCAGGAAGAAATTAAAGAAGATTATTCTGATATCAATAATATTACTTTCGGGCTATTTTCAGTTGATCAGTGGCATGACAAGGTAGCGGGTATTATTAACCACCAGGTGCGCCATTTTACCATGACCCCAAAACAAAAGAAGCAACTTCAGGTGGAAGTTGAACAAATCATTCTTGCTTTGATCAATAAAGCAGAGGCAATGGTCAATAAACCACAAAAATCAATAGGTGGAAAATTGAAGAAACTGGCCATTAAAACGTTTGTAAATACCGATAAAATAAAAGCTCAGGTTCCTGAGTTTGCTAAAACTATAATTGCAAAGATAGATAACCCGAAAAGTAAGAAGCAGTTAAGTGCAATGGCTATGGGGAAATTCACAGCTATTGAGAAAACGGATAGTACTACAAAGGCAAATAACGAGGCGATTAGTAAAATGTACCGCAAGTATCATGTTTCTACCCGTGATGAATTTAATGATAGACTTACTGCATCACTGGACAGCATCAGGACAATTACCTATAATTATTCTTTTGGTATGCTGGGTTGCATCCTGATTGTGTTATCGCTGTGGTGGATATTCCGGAAAAAGGTAGAGTTTCATGCTATCCTTTTTGTCATGTCACTGATGTTTGCCTTTGTTCTCCTGGCAGTTGGTTTAACCGCATCAATGATCGAAGTTGACGCCCGTATCAAGTCACTCGATTGTGTATTGTTAGGAGAACATGTAATTTTCAAAAACCAGGTCTTATTCTTTCAAAGTAAAAGCATCCTTGATGTAGTAGAAGTTCTGGTGAAGCAACCTGCTATTGATTCCATACTTGTCGGCATTTTAATCCTTGTTTTCAGTATCCTGTTTCCGATCATGAAATTAAGCTCTACTGGTATTCATTTATTAAGCAAAAGGAAGCTGGCTGAGAATAAATTCATCAAATACTTTGCATTTCAATCGGGTAAATGGAGTATGGCAGACGTGATTGTTATTGCCATATTAATGACTTATATAGGCTTAAATGGTTTATTAGAGAGTCAATTGTCAAGTCTTAATATTCAAAGTGATTTTTTAACCATCCTGACAACAAATAATACGGCTTTGCAGCCAGGTTATATCATATTTATCAGCTTTGTGTTGTATGGTCTTATTTTGTCTACCATTCTGAAATTTATTACGCCGTATGACTCGCATTAA
- a CDS encoding Crp/Fnr family transcriptional regulator — translation MEDIAPFIENVSKKIQLSPENLERLLAAFKLIRVSKKQFVIQPGFIAKHRMYILKGAFRSYVIDEKGNDHTIQFAIEDWWISDYNSYIYQSPATQFVVALEDSFVLQIDYDTEQQLKTSSHELETLFRIMAEKSAAFYARRVTANLTQNAEQRYNEFVEKFPKVAQRLPQYALASYLNMTREFLSRIRNDKVRKKVN, via the coding sequence ATGGAAGACATCGCCCCCTTTATTGAAAATGTATCTAAAAAAATTCAGCTTTCTCCTGAGAACCTGGAAAGACTTTTGGCTGCCTTTAAATTAATAAGGGTAAGTAAGAAACAGTTTGTTATCCAGCCGGGTTTTATTGCAAAACATCGGATGTATATATTAAAAGGTGCATTTCGTTCCTACGTAATTGACGAAAAGGGGAACGATCACACTATCCAGTTTGCTATAGAAGATTGGTGGATCTCAGATTACAATAGCTATATCTATCAGTCCCCAGCAACGCAATTTGTGGTCGCCCTGGAAGATAGCTTTGTGTTACAGATCGATTATGACACAGAACAACAGTTGAAAACATCCAGTCATGAACTGGAAACGTTATTCCGTATAATGGCCGAAAAGTCCGCTGCTTTCTATGCCCGCCGTGTCACCGCCAATCTTACACAAAATGCAGAACAGCGGTATAATGAATTCGTCGAAAAATTCCCTAAAGTCGCGCAACGTCTCCCTCAATATGCTTTAGCATCATACCTGAACATGACCAGGGAATTTTTATCCAGGATCCGTAACGATAAGGTCAGAAAAAAAGTGAACTAG